A genomic window from Pyramidobacter piscolens W5455 includes:
- a CDS encoding ABC transporter ATP-binding protein — protein MNIVEVKDLHMYFPILKGVLFHSVAGHVKAVDGVSFSIPEGETLGLVGESGSGKSTVGNMLLRLLKPTSGEILYRGRSILSLSPQEEREFRSQAQMVFQNPFASLNPRMIVGDIIGRVLRVQRPELKKDEVRERVLNGMQEVGLKVEHMTRYPHEFSGGQRQRIAIARALISDPEFVVLDEPTSALDVSVQAQILNLFKDIQKKRRLSYLFISHNLSVIRHISHRIAVMYLGNLMEFCDRQEMFRNPLHPYTQALLRSIPKPYVTDEDISDKIIKGDIPSPVDPPPGCRFNTRCPQATDECRRVRPQWREVNAGHWLACHQV, from the coding sequence ATGAATATCGTTGAAGTCAAAGATCTTCACATGTACTTCCCGATTCTGAAGGGAGTGCTCTTCCACTCGGTCGCGGGGCACGTCAAGGCCGTGGACGGCGTTTCCTTCTCCATTCCCGAGGGCGAGACGCTGGGGCTGGTCGGCGAGTCGGGCAGCGGCAAATCGACCGTGGGCAACATGCTGCTGCGCCTGCTCAAACCGACGTCGGGCGAGATCCTGTACCGGGGACGGTCGATCCTTAGCCTTTCGCCGCAGGAAGAACGCGAGTTCCGCAGCCAGGCGCAGATGGTCTTTCAAAATCCGTTCGCCTCGCTGAACCCGCGCATGATCGTCGGCGACATCATTGGCCGCGTGCTGAGGGTGCAGCGTCCTGAGCTGAAAAAAGACGAAGTGCGAGAGCGGGTGCTGAACGGCATGCAGGAAGTGGGCCTCAAGGTCGAGCACATGACGCGCTATCCGCACGAATTCTCCGGCGGGCAGCGCCAGCGCATCGCCATCGCCCGGGCGCTGATCTCGGATCCCGAATTCGTCGTCCTCGACGAGCCGACCTCGGCGCTGGACGTTTCCGTGCAGGCGCAGATCCTCAACCTGTTCAAGGACATTCAGAAGAAAAGACGCCTGTCCTATCTGTTCATCAGCCACAACTTGTCGGTCATCCGCCACATCAGCCACCGCATCGCCGTGATGTACCTCGGCAACCTGATGGAATTCTGCGACCGGCAGGAGATGTTCCGCAACCCGCTGCATCCCTACACGCAGGCGCTGCTGCGCAGCATTCCCAAACCTTACGTCACGGACGAGGACATTTCCGACAAGATCATCAAGGGCGACATCCCCAGCCCCGTCGATCCGCCGCCGGGATGCCGCTTCAACACGCGCTGTCCGCAGGCGACCGACGAATGCCGTCGCGTGCGGCCGCAATGGAGAGAAGTGAACGCCGGACACTGGCTCGCGTGCCATCAGGTTTAG
- a CDS encoding ABC transporter ATP-binding protein gives MADDKTLLRVENLNAWFYTEEGIVKALENVSFSVGRGEILGLVGETGCGKSVTSSCIMRLIPSPPGKIIGGKILFEGEDLAQATPERMRQIRGKDIAMIFQDPMSSLNPVFTVGRQVEEAIRVHNPGMSAAQIHERAAEMFKKVNIPDPERSMKRYPHQFSGGMKQRVMIAMALSCNPRMLIADEPTTALDVSIQAQILSLIKDLQKDFGSSIMLISHDLGVIATMAQKVAVMYAGSIIEYGSVRQIFEHPLHPYTQGLLGAIPRLDQAQEYLEVIPGALPNLLHLPEGCKFRARCSRATERCARERPTAVEAEEGHEVACYEYR, from the coding sequence ATGGCTGACGATAAAACGCTGCTTCGCGTCGAAAATCTGAATGCGTGGTTCTACACGGAAGAAGGGATCGTCAAGGCGCTGGAAAACGTCAGTTTCAGCGTCGGCCGCGGCGAGATCCTCGGGCTCGTCGGCGAGACGGGCTGCGGCAAGTCGGTGACGTCGTCCTGCATCATGCGTTTGATCCCGTCGCCGCCGGGAAAGATCATCGGCGGCAAAATCCTGTTCGAGGGCGAAGACCTCGCGCAGGCGACGCCGGAACGGATGCGCCAGATCCGCGGCAAGGATATCGCCATGATCTTTCAGGATCCGATGAGCTCGCTGAACCCCGTGTTCACGGTGGGACGGCAGGTGGAAGAGGCGATCCGCGTCCACAACCCCGGTATGAGCGCGGCGCAGATCCACGAGCGCGCCGCGGAGATGTTCAAAAAAGTCAACATCCCCGATCCCGAAAGGTCGATGAAGCGCTATCCGCACCAGTTCTCCGGCGGCATGAAACAGCGCGTCATGATCGCCATGGCGCTGTCGTGCAACCCTCGGATGCTGATCGCGGACGAGCCGACGACGGCGCTCGACGTTTCCATTCAGGCGCAAATCCTGTCGCTGATCAAGGATTTGCAGAAGGACTTCGGCAGCAGCATCATGCTGATTTCCCACGATCTCGGCGTGATCGCCACGATGGCGCAGAAAGTGGCCGTCATGTACGCCGGCAGCATCATCGAGTACGGTTCGGTCCGCCAGATCTTCGAACACCCGCTACACCCTTATACGCAGGGATTGCTGGGCGCGATCCCGCGCCTCGATCAGGCGCAGGAATATCTGGAAGTCATTCCCGGCGCGCTGCCCAATCTACTGCACCTGCCGGAAGGCTGCAAGTTCCGCGCCCGCTGCTCGCGCGCCACGGAACGCTGCGCGCGGGAACGTCCGACGGCCGTGGAGGCGGAAGAAGGACATGAGGTGGCCTGCTATGAATATCGTTGA